A stretch of DNA from Triticum dicoccoides isolate Atlit2015 ecotype Zavitan chromosome 2A, WEW_v2.0, whole genome shotgun sequence:
tctgtttttgacagattctatttttcatgtgttgtttgcttattttgatgaatctatggctagtaaaatagtttataaaccatagataagttggaatacagtaggtataacaccaatttaaataaataataagttcattacaataccttgaagtggtcttttgttttctttcgctaacggagttcacgagattttctactttaagttttgtgttgtgaagttttcaagttttgggtaaagatttgatggattatggaacaaggagtggcaagagcctaagcttggggattcccatggcacccccaagataatctaaggacacctaaaagccaaagcttggggatgccccggaaggcattccctctttcgtctacttctatcggtaactttacttggagctatatttttattcgccacatgatatgtgttttgcttggagtgtcttgtatgatttgagtctttactttttagtttaccacaatcatccttgctgtacacaccttttgaaagagccatacatgatttggaatttgttagaatactctatgtgcttcgcttatatcttttgagttatgtagttttgctctagtacttcacttatatattttagagcacggtggtggattcgttttatagaaaatattgatctctcatgcttcacttaaattattttgagagttttaaatagcatggtaatttgcttaaaatcctaatatgcttggtatacaagattaataataaaactttcttatgagtgtgttgaatactatgagaagtttgttgcttgataattgttttgagatatgaagatagtgatattaaagttgtgctagtagagtagttgtgaatttgaagaatacttgtgttaaagttttgattcctgtagcatgcacgtatggtgaaccgttatgtgatgaagtcggagcatgatttattttttgattgtcttccttatgagtggcagtcggggacgagtgatggtcttttcctaccaatttatccccctaggagcatgtgcgtaatacttttctttgataacttgtagatttttgcaataagtatatgagttctttatgactaatgttgagtccatggattgtacacaCTTTTTCTCACCCtttcacctttgctagcctctctaataccgtgcacctttcgcccgtatcatacacacaccatataccttcctcaaaacagccaccatacctacctattatggcatttccatagccattccgagatatatggccatgcaactttccaccgttccgtttattatgacacactccatcattgtcatattgcttagcatgatcatgtagtcgacatcgtatttgtggcaaagccaccgttcataattctttcatacatgtcactcatgagtcattgcatatcccgctacaccaccagaggcattcatatagagtcatattttgttctaagtatcgagttgcaattgttgagttgtaagaaaaataaaagtgtgatgatcatcattattagagcattgtcccagtgaggaaaggatgattgagactatgattcccccacaagtcgggatgagactccggacgaaaaaaaaaaaagaggccataaaaaaggagaaaaggcccaaataaaaaaatatgagagaaaaagagagaagggacaatgttactatccttttaccacacttgtgcttcaaagtagcaccatgatattcatgatagagagtctcctatgttatcactttcatatactagtgggaatttttcattatagaacttggcttgtatatttcaatgatgggcttccttaaaattgccctaggtcttcatgagcaagcaagttggatgcacacccacttagtttctttttgagctttcatattcctatagctctagtgcatccgttgcatggcaatccctactcactcacattgatatctattgatgggcatctccatagcccgttgatacgcctagttgatgtgagactatcttctccctttttgtcttctccacaaccaccattctattccacctacaagtgctatgtccatggctcacgctcatatattgcgtgaagattgaaaaagttagagaatgccaaaagtatgaaacaattgcttggcttgtcatcggggttgcatgatttaaatattttgtgtggtgaagatggagcatagccagactatatgattttgtagggataactttatttggccatgttattttgagaagacataattgctttgttagtatgcttgaagtattattatttttatgtcaatattaaacttttgtcttgaatcttttggatctgaatattcataccacaattaagaagaattacattaaaattatgccaagtagcactccgcatcaaaaattccgtttttatcatttacctactcgaggacgagcaggaattaagcttggggatgcttgatacgtctccaacgtatctataatttttgattgctccatgctatattatctactgttttggacattattggactttattatccacttttatattatttttgggactaacctattaaccggaggccagcccagaattgctgtttttgcctgttttagggtttcaaagaaaaggaatatcaaacggagtccaaacggaatgaaaccttcgggaacgtgattttctcaacgaacaagacccaggagacttggaccctacgtcaagacacaaaagaggaggccacgaggtagggggcgcgcctaccccccccccccaagcgtgccctccaccctcgtgggccccttgttgctccaccgacgtactccttctcctatatatacctacgtacccccaaacgatcagatacggagccaaaaacctaattccaccgccgcaactttctatatccacgagatcccatcttggggcctgttccggagctccgccggagggggcatcgatcgcggagggcttctacatcaacaccatagcccctccgataaagtgtgagtagtttacctcagatctacgggtccatagttattagctagatggcttcttctctctttttagatctcaatacaatgttctccccctctcttgtagagaactattcaatgtaatcttctttttgctgtgtgtttgttgagaccgatgaattgtgggtttatgatcaagtctatctatgaacaatatttgaatcttctctgaattcttttatgtatgattggttatctttgcaagtctcttcgaattatcagtttggtttggcctactagatcgatctttcttgcaatgggagaagtgcttggctttgggttcaatcttgcggtgtcctttcccagtgacagtagggacagcaaggcacatattggattgttgccatcaaggataacaagatggggttttcatcatattgcatgagtttatccctctacatcatgtcatcttgcttaaggcgttactctgtgtttaacttaatactctagatgcatgctggatagcggtcgatgagtggagtaatagtagtagatgcaggcaggagtcagtctacttgtctcgggcgtgatgcctatatacatgatcatacctagatattctcataactatgctcaattctgtcaaatgctcaacagtaatttgttcactcaccgtagaatacctatgctctcgagagaagccactagtgaaacctatggcccccgggtctatcttcatcatattaatctcttactacttagttatttcctttgcttttttactttgtctttattttactttgcatctttatcacaaaaataccaaaaatattatattatcatatctatcagatctcactctcgtaagtggccgtgtaggaatTGACAAcctctattcgcgttggttgcgaggatttgtttgttttgtgcaggtacgagagactcacgcgtagcctcctactggattgataccttgattctcaaaaacggagggaaatacttatgctactttgcttcatcatcccttcctcttcgaggaaaaccaacgcagtgctcaagaggtagcagcttgcaataggggttaatcatgagtggggtgcttgtccaaggaaggacagtacccaagcaccggtccacccacatatcaaattatcaaagtaccgaacgcaaatcatatgaacgtgatgaaaacttgcttgacgataattcacatgtgtcatCAGgaacgctttcctttatataagagtttgtcgaggcttgtactttgctacaaaaaggattgtgccatcttgctgcaccttatttacttttattacttgttgcccgttacaaattattttatcacaaaactacttgttaccaataatttcagtgcttgcagagaataccttactgaaaactgcttatcatttccgtctgctccttgttaggttcgacactcttacttatcgaaaggcctATGatagatcgcctatacttgtgggtcatcataaacCAATATGTTCTTACAAAACAAGCGATTTTTACTTAGGTAGGTAAATCACGGGCATAATTTTATAAACATTTATTTACATAATCACATTTATAACACACAAGTAATTATCTAGTCTAACAATAATGAGAGCAACTAATTAAGGGATACTCTTGGAGGGCTCCCGTAAAGGTCACTTTCTTGGTCCTCGCGCTGAATGCACCATCGggaattcaattttttttctacatgTGTTTTCAGGTTTTATGTGAGTTTACTGTATGTGGGAGGGGGGGGGCACTTTTTCGGTTTTCCTTGGCTTTCTTGTAGTCTTGAACTGTGCTTCCCAAAATCCAACAGTGAAAACATTTTTTTGGGGAACCACTttctcatttttcattttttttctagtTTCCTTTTTTTGGCTCTCGCTTTTACCCGGGGAGGGGGGTGTTATGATGTTTTCATCAAAAACTAACGTGAGATCTGGTTgatctcgacgcgagaaatccaacggtgaaaacgatTTGTGATTATGATTTTTTTATCGAAAACTATTAGCGTGAGATCTAGTTGATCTCTATGCGAAAAATTCAATGATGAAAACGGTTTGTGATTTGGATGCCTCGACTGAGAAGCATGATGAACAACCTTACTCAAACGAGCCCATGAAGGCACCACATTTCACAAGTTAGAAATGATGCTCGGCTTATGTTGGGCCGCCTCatgagagtttttgtttttttggtagATTCATTTGTTTTTCAAAACATTTATCTCTTGAATCATGTTCAAATACCGAACCATTTTCACTGTTGGATTTCTtgtgtcgagatcttcaaaattaaATCTCATGTTAATTAGTTTCAAtaaactttttttcatgaaaaaacctgaAGAAAAAACCCAGAGCTGGAAGCATGATTTTTTCCTACTTTTATTCCCTTTGAGAGAAGCACATATCAGTGCCTCCACGGGATGCAAATCTGTGCTTCTTGTGGAAGCACAAAAAAACACGCAAAAACATGATTCTTTTTTCCTTTCTAAAGTAGCGCGGAAGCAAATTTGTACCTTtacgagaagcaaatatgtgcttttcGTGAAAGCCATTTCCTCCGAAAATAAATCTGTGCCTCCACAAAAAGCAAATCAGTGCTTCTCGTGATAATACCCTTTTTGATAAGCATAATTGTGCTTCTCCCGGAAGCAGAATCTGTGCTTCTCGTTGAAGAAAAAAATTACACAAAATAATCATGATTTTTTCCCTTTCCGACAAGCACAACTGTGGTTCTTGCGGAAGCAAATCTGTGTCTCCACGAAAAGCAAATATATGCTTCTCATGAAAGCACAtttttttttgtgcaaaaataattttttttcgtgtatttttttcttcaaaatctAAGATAAACCAGACGTAATCCGAAAAACCAAAACATCCAGAATAAAGCCCATATAAAACCTGAAAACATGTACAGAAAAATAAAACCAACGCCCAGCACGATAAATGGTGGTGGCTGGACACGCCTCTAGCCCACAAAAGTGGCCCTTGGCGCTCTCAGCCCACAAAGATTGCACGCAAGGGTGCCTTTAGCCCACAAAAGTTAGCTGCTCTCTGGATTTTGCTCTTGGAAGGATTCCTGCCTTTTCCACTTCGGCAGATTCCGCCTTCAAATCTCCGCCCATCTCACTTGCAAGGTCTACGAGATTCTGCCCGCCTCCTCCATCAGATCCCTCCCCGCGCCAGATTCCTGCATCTCCTCGTCCGAACCTTCTTTCAGTTCCGTGGTTCCTCTTGCTTTCTGCGGTAAATTCTACTGCCGAATCTTGCTTGACTGTACCAACCAGCTTGCTTGAACAATCAGTTCGCTAGTTATATGACTGCTGGTGTCTTCCTAGTAGATGGTTTCCTTGAATAGTAAGTTAAATTAGCAGACTAGTAGTAGATATGGTTCtctatttatttttttcatttcttcTTTTCCCCCTTCAGCCGCGAGTACGACCAAGAAATGTGAGCCGTGAATCACTAAACTAGAGCCACTTTTATTTTAATTTATGTAGTTATGTACGTTTTTATATTGTATGAAGTTCATTCTGATGGGATGATCTACATACTGCAATATATTGAAGCACTGAACTGGTGTGTATCAGCATCAGTGTATGACTGAACTAGGACAAGGTACATGATTGATGTTGTTGATACTTGTTAGGCCTGATGGGAAGCAGAGATGATGATGGCCAAAGCGCAGAAGGTCAGGGTTACGCCGCGGATATCAATTCCATCAGGGAGGCGCAGGCCCGCATCGCACCATACGTGCACAAGACACCCATCCTGTCATCAACTTCTATTGATGCCATAGCAGGGAAGCAGTTGTTCTTCAAGTGTGAATGCTTCCAGAAGGCGTGAGAGTTACTGCCTCCGTGTGCTATTTACCTATTCGATGCTTTGCAGTACATGGTGCTAATTGTTGTGGACATATGTTTGCATTGTGCTGTGTAGAGGGGCTTTCAAGATCCGAGGGGCATCCAATTCAATATTTGCCCTCGATGACAACCAGGCGGCAAAGGGCGTTGTGACGCATAGCAGGTTGATGCTAGCTTCAGTGTTTTGTGGTGACTGTTCCTAACATTCAGAAGAAAATTAAGATACTGATGATATGGTTTCTTCTCAGTGGAAATCATGCTGCTGCTGTGGCACTGGCTGCAAAGTTGCGTGGCATACCTGCTTACATTGTCATACCCAAAAACGCGCCAGCATGTAAGGTTGAGAATGTTAAGCGTTATGGTGGTCAGGTTATCTGGAGCGATGTCACCATGGAATCAAGAGAATCTACAGCTAAAAAAGTCCAGGATGAGACTGGTGCTATTCTTATTCATCCATTCAATGATAAGTATACTATCAGGTAGTCTTTTGCCATCCGAAGCTTTTATTGTTTAATTGTTCCGTATAACATGACAAACATCCTCATTTCCCCAAAACTAGAAATGCTCCCTATAGAGTCCTGACATTTTCCCTAAGGTAGATGATAAAAAAAAATCGAAGGTACCATATACATCACTTCTGGTAACGTTTTGTAGTTCGGTAGTCCTGAAGTAGTCCTAGTGACTAGACTACTCTTTAGATGTGAAAATTAGCTGGAATTTGAAATTAAAAGTATGTAAAAATTCGATAACTTGCTTACTCAAGACTGATGAACTATTCTTCCAGGGAATGATCACAAGGAGTAAATGGAATGACTACATACTAACCCTGGAATCATATTAGCAATATCATTATCTAAATTTTAGGATTTCATGAATCTTAATTAGTTTCATCCATAAACAGAACCTTCCGAATTTTTAATTATTTTATATAGGACCATTTTGGACTGAATGAATATCATCGACCCAATATTTCCACACACCAAAAAAAAACGATGTGTTTTATCCAGCATATAATCAATATCTCTGAAGTTTCTTCCACGCGTTGTGTTTGCTCTTAGTGCATAGAGTAACTCGAGTTTTCATTTCCCCTTGAATTTCCCATGAGATATAGGAATTTTACTTGAATGTTTTTCAGTGGTCAGGGAACAGTGTGCCTTGAACTTTTGGAGCAAGTCCCTGAAATCGACACAATAATTGTTCCAATTAGTGGTCTGTACTCTCTTAGCTTCTCCCTAACGTATTTTCTTTGCGTGGAAATCTTTTATAATTTGACACTTGGGAAATATTTTTGGCTAAAATACAGGTGGTGGTTTAATTTCTGGTGTGGCACTGGCTGCAAAGGCCATAAACCCTTCAATACGTATTCTGGCAGCAGA
This window harbors:
- the LOC119356120 gene encoding serine racemase-like, with protein sequence MGSRDDDGQSAEGQGYAADINSIREAQARIAPYVHKTPILSSTSIDAIAGKQLFFKCECFQKAGAFKIRGASNSIFALDDNQAAKGVVTHSSGNHAAAVALAAKLRGIPAYIVIPKNAPACKVENVKRYGGQVIWSDVTMESRESTAKKVQDETGAILIHPFNDKYTISGQGTVCLELLEQVPEIDTIIVPISGGGLISGVALAAKAINPSIRILAAEPKGADDSAQSKAAGRIIKLPATNTIADGLRAFLGDLTWPVVRDLVDDVIVVDDNAIVDAMKMCYETLKVAVEPSGAIGLAAALSDEFKQSPVWHESSKIGIIVSGGNVDLRVLWESLCK